Genomic segment of Coffea eugenioides isolate CCC68of unplaced genomic scaffold, Ceug_1.0 ScVebR1_81;HRSCAF=410, whole genome shotgun sequence:
tgggagtttgtctaaaactttactgtagtgcactgtagaagtttttgaaaaaattttgtagaagtttttggcCCTGTTTGGAAGCTAGTTTTTTGGGCAAGTTTTTTacctacaagttttttaacaacttttgctacaggaacccaaaaaacttctcaaaattttttacctacacacttcaaaatacacaaaacaCACACAAATTCCTCCACCATCCCAACCCAATACACAAAACACACATAAAAAAAATCCCAACCCAGTCCACCACCTCCGTCGCCGACCACCACCACCTCTGGcgccattttcttttttttttttatttttgcctttCTCCTCTCCCTGCCATCCTCCTTTACCCAATTTGACtgccttcctcttttttttttgtgtgtccCCCGCAACCCTCCCCCTCCCGCGACCAGATCTGGTCCCATTACCAGATCGCAAAAGTGGAGGGGAGGGGAGCTGCGATCTGTTCGCGCGAGGGTGACGGGGCTGCTGAGGGTGACGGGGATAGATGAGGGGAGGAGAAAAAGAAGGTGACTAGCAGAGGGGGTTGGCGGGGCAGAGGGAGAAGAGGGGCGGCGGCGGAGAGGGGAGGAGAAGAGGTGACGGGTGGAGGAGACGGGAGAGAAAAAGGGGTGGCGGGTGGCGGGGGAGAGGGGAGGAATATGGGTGGCGGGTGGCAAGGAGAGTGGAGGAAAAGGGGTGGAGAGCAGAGGGGGGTGgcgggagagggagaagaggagTGGCAGGGGAaagaaggggaaggggaaaggaagggagggggaaggggagaGGGAGGGTGACGGCAGAGggagggagagggggaggggTAGGGGGTGCTGCGTTGCTGCGGGGAGGGGGGCTGGTAACGGGGAAGGGGgaagggaaggaagaagaagaagaagagaagaaagaaaagaaaaagaaaagaaagaaaaagaaaaagagaaagagaaaaagaaaaaaaaaaagtttttcctcttaaaaacttctacaaaaaagttttcaccttacaaaaaattttacacaaattttttcaaaaacttctacagtgtactacagtaaagttttagacaaactcccaaaaaactcaggttccaaacaggcccatcGTTCAAAGTCAATGTTTTGTCAGAAGTCATCTTTAACAACACCTTCCCTTGACCTTCAATAGCAGATGAGGCAGAGTTCCCCATGAACATTTTTTCACCTTCAAGTTTTTCGAAGGTAGTGAACAGGTCTTTGTTTGTGCAAACATGTCTTGTGGCTCCAGTGTCAATCCACCATTCTTTCGGATTTGACCCTATCATATTTACTTCAGAGACCATAGCAGTCAGGTTCATGTTTTCCATGTCTCCCTCGATTCTATCAAGCAAGTTTGCTTcatgtttcttcttctttggaAGCTTACATTCAGTGGACTTGTGACCTTTTTTGTCACAGTTGAAGCACTTTCCTTGGAATTTCTGCTTAGAGATTTTCCCTTTTGCCCCAAGATTTCGAGTTGGCTTTTTGCCTTTGGAGTTTTGCCCTTGCTTATACTCCACAATATTTGCTTTAGCATCAACAGAAGTTGTTGCCTTGCAATCAGAACCCCTGTTGTCTTCTTCAATTCGAAGTCTAACGATAAGGTCCTCCATACTCATCTCTTTGCGCTTGTGCTTGAGATAGTTCTTGAAATCCTTCCACCCAGGAGGTAGCTTCTCAATAACAGCAGCTACTTGAAAGGTTTCACTCAAAATCATGCCTTCAGCTAGAATCTCATACAAGATAATCTGAATTTCTTGCACTTGACTGATAACAGTTTTGGAATCCACCATTTTATAGTTTAGAAATTTTCCAACGACAAATTTCTTTGTCCCGGCATCTTCGATTTTATATTTCCGATCTAAGGATtcccataatgccttcgccgtCTTGAGTATTTGATACACGTTATACAGCGAGTCATGCAAGCAGTTCATGACATAATTTCGACAAAGGAAATCGGAGTGCTTCCAAGCATCAATAGCACTGACAGCTTGTGCATCAGTTAAGCCTTCAGGCAGCTTTGGAGCATCCTCACTTAAGAATCTCGAGAGATTCAATGTTGTCAAATAGAACAACATCTTTTGTTGCCATGTCTTGAAGTTCGAGCCATGGAACTTCTCAGGTTTCTCACTATGGTTGGTAGAAACCATAGGAGTAATCTTTCCTTCAGGTTGTTTCACAATTGTGCCAGAGGCGGAGGCATCAAAAGTAGAATTGTTGGTTTCTCTTCCTGTATTGTCAGCCATTGAAAACAGAATCTGTTTTAAGACTGTTAgtgaaataataaaagtaatagGCTGATACACAATAGAGAAGAATAAATACAAcctagaaagaaagaaataatcgaaaaataacaataataacaatCCGAGACTTGTGAGCACAATTTCCTTAAAACAGATTCACCCCCTCCAGGTAGAGTGCTTAAGGTTGAGTAGGCGTCTGTCTCCCAAGATACAACGGATTAAAGGTGAATATGTCAGCACCAAACTTTCTTCACCACAGCGAACTCGAACTAGAGCAATATGGAACACTATAAAAGATGAAGATGcaagaagggaaaaagagagagagagcgcgCTTGCTTTTGAAACAAAATGATATATTTATAGATGCTGGCTAAGGGTGACTGTTCGAAATTGGCAACAAGTGTTAAATTTCAGATAATTATCTTCACGTTTATCAAAGCACCACATTCATGTTCATACATGTATCTCAATAAGATAACTCCAAAATCATGTATTAAGTACATGAATCCTATCCAAAATCATGTATCAATAATTAATATACATGAATCCTATGTACATGAATGAATGATAGATAATTATCCTGGATTCTTTCAAGAGTGCCATTATGAGAACAATTTTCTCATTCACTCTACAATGGATATAGccatttttccaacaaaatgcACAAGAGAACCTCCAATATACACACGCGCACAGACAAAACAAGAATGATGAATATAAGCGTATACGaatgttaaaataaaaagaaaatcaaatcgTAGTCTTTTGGAACAAATTTGTAGAATATTTCTTTGATATGGTCTTTTTTATCTCGCTTACATCATATTATTGCAatatattttctataaaaactccAAAAGTTTGCAATCTAAACGGACTCTCTAAGTagaccaaaaaataaaaagagtaTTGATGATAAGGAATGAAAGTAGAATAACTATGAGTTCACAAAAACAACTGAAAATCACTAATATGTTTAAGTGATAAATACAAATATAACAATCCATAAAATTAAGGATTTGAGCCGTCATTTACTTTGTGCCTATCATATAAATTCCTATGTCATTTAGAGTAAAATTTTTGAACTGATAACACATAGCGTTACCACTAGATTTTTGTCAAAACGGTTGCCACCTTGGAATAAggttgcaaacgaatcgaaccACTCGCAAACCGATCGTGAACTGCTCGAATCGAGTTCAAGCTGACCAACTCGAACTCAAACTTGAGTTTAAAAATACTAAACTCGGTAGCTCGCGAGCCGGTTCGAactcgattatatatattttttattttaatagtaaaattacatatatatccctaatattttataatttgttaagaaaaaatattaacTTGCCTTCAACATCCAGCAGCTCataatcaaaaaaattattgcGCTTCATAACTTAATTATCTTAATTATGCATTAACTAGACCAGAACATGTCAAAATTCCTCAGCAGGTAAGGCTGGGAGCTACAGACTTTGAATCTCAGGGCTGAATTTCTCTTCTGCAATGTAGTAGACAGCTAGCCTTTCAAAGGTCTGAATTTAAATCCAAATCCTTCAAGAATGGCTGATCAAAGTTGCAGCTGCAGGTCAACTTCTGCAGCAAGCCTAGCACAAATTTTTGGTCCCAAAACTTCAAACCACTATTCATAAAGCCACCAGATTTTTATGACTTTCCTACTTTTTGACTGATGCAAGGAGTATTAGTAAACTTAACCAGACTAAAAAGCATATTGCATTGCTGTTACTCTTTTGGTATGGGATTCAACTTTTTATATAGCTCTACAGTTTCAAATAAATTGTGTATTCCACTCTTTAAAATCGAAATTGAGGGAAAACAATAAGAAAAAAGATCAAACAGCATGAAAAACATCACATCAACATCGACAGGCAAAGGAatgaagagagaaaaaaaggcaCGATAAAGATCGCATAGCTTCTCACTCAAATTCTTAGCTCACACCAATCAGAACAATGGACAAAACATCAGAATCCAGTTTACATTGGGTTAGCTCATATTAACCTCTTGAAACTAACTGCTATGGTGGTTAGGCTGTGCAAGCAACTTAAACTAATCATACCAAGAAAGTTAGTCTCAATAGTGATATACATTATGGTACGACTCTGTGTCATATTCATAAACATTACTCGATACCTCAGCTTCGTAGTGATACACATTACTAGGCGGTTCATATTCATGGTGATGAACACTATGAGATGGCTTATCTTCATGATGATGGATGTCGTGGTGTGAAGATGAAGAACTGCTTCCTGATGGACTTGGAATATGAGCTTGGCTTTTGTCAACTCTAACCTCCACTAATTCAACTTCTTCAAAAGAGCGGAATATAGGATGCAAGTAAGCATCCGCCAAGAAAGATTTTAAATTGACATCAGATTCAGAGGGGCGATCTTCTAAATCCTTATCCATCGCTTCCTGGTGATTAAAATAATGCTTTTATTAGTACATTAAGCAACCAACATTTTCAAAACAAGACAATAAATGCACGACAATTCTGCCCCTAAGCAAACTCAAAAAAAGACAACAAACCGCATGCAACAGATTTCTGCTTCCAAGGAGCATAAGTTTTGTGAAGCAAATCAAGCCAGTGATAGATCAGCAGAAAATGAGAGCTATGTCTTGGGACTTAGGGGAACACTAAACAACCATAATCATATTCTGCACATAATTTGGCTTTCAACAATAAACTCAGGACACAATAATTCCATCAGATGCAAAATACCATGAAAGAGTTTGATGACAGAAGGCACATGTTCCAACAAGATCTCAGAAATTAGAGTAAGAATTAGTGTCATTTATTGAATGCAGTGATGATTTGTTCTCACCACAAGCAGGATAATGCACAGAACAGAAAGTTGAAATCAGAACAAAATTATCCactctaaaattaaaaaaatgtgaaaaagcaAGTAATAAGAACAAAATGGAGTTTCAATCAGCTGACTACCACATTTCTGCATGCAGCGCCAGAAATGTACATGAAGTTAAGACAATCACAGATACTATAAAGCATAGACCAGGTATATGGCATCAACATGAAAGGTCCTAGTCAAAGTACTATAGAAACCATCAGACATGGAGCTCACCTCCAGTGGATACTTTCTGAATGCAGGTTCAAA
This window contains:
- the LOC113758999 gene encoding uncharacterized protein LOC113758999, with translation MADNTGRETNNSTFDASASGTIVKQPEGKITPMVSTNHSEKPEKFHGSNFKTWQQKMLFYLTTLNLSRFLSEDAPKLPEGLTDAQAVSAIDAWKHSDFLCRNYVMNCLHDSLYNVYQILKTAKALWESLDRKYKIEDAGTKKFVVGKFLNYKMVDSKTVISQVQEIQIILYEILAEGMILSETFQVAAVIEKLPPGWKDFKNYLKHKRKEMSMEDLIVRLRIEEDNRGSDCKATTSVDAKANIVEYKQGQNSKGKKPTRNLGAKGKISKQKFQGKCFNCDKKGHKSTECKLPKKKKHEANLLDRIEGDMENMNLTAMVSEVNMIGSNPKEWWIDTGATRHVCTNKDLFTTFEKLEGEKMFMGNSASSAIEGQGKVLLKMTSDKTLTLNDGP